A single Carassius carassius chromosome 3, fCarCar2.1, whole genome shotgun sequence DNA region contains:
- the LOC132122279 gene encoding b(0,+)-type amino acid transporter 1-like yields the protein MMDEDLKKANPHNGSISGALDDKKPDEPKAAVLEKNVGLLSGISLIVGTMIGSGIFISPKAVLEETGAVGPCLCVWAACGVLATMGALCYAELGTMIMKSGGEYPYLMEGFGPVPAYLYSWSTIIVLKPSSFAIIALSCAEYASAPFYPGCTPPQVVTKCLAAACILIITVINCLSVKLAYRVQNFFTAAKLLIIVVIVVSGIVLLAQGNTQNLKDPFAGATTSFGAIGLAFYNGLWAYDGWNQLNFITEELKNPYRNLPLAIIIGIPLVTVCYIFVNIAYFSVMTPTELLQSPAVAVTFGDRVLYPLSWIVPLFVVFSTFGAANGSCFTAGRLTYVAGREGHMVRIMSYISLKRYTPSPALMFNGIVSIIYIMPADINTLINYFSFAQWAFYGLTCLALIVMRFTRKELQRPVKVPIVIPGLVLIVSCYLVLAPIIDKPEWEYLYCTMFIVGGLLLYVPFIYYKFNWTRHIMRPLTMHLQLLMEVVPPEKTE from the exons ATGATGGATGAAGATCTGAAAAAGGCCAACCCTCACAATGGGAGCATCTCAGGGGCTTTGGATGACAAAAAGCCTGATGAGCCAAAAGCAGCAGTTCTGGAGAAGAAT GTGGGTCTCTTAAGTGGCATCAGTCTGATAGTGGGAACAATGATCGGCTCGGGGATCTTCATTTCTCCCAAAGCGGTTCTGGAGGAGACTGGAGCAGTGGgtccctgtctgtgtgtgtgggcagCGTGTGGAGTGCTGGCTACCATGG gGGCCCTCTGCTATGCTGAACTAGGCACAATGATCATGAAGTCTGGTGGAGAGTATCCGTACCTGATGGAGGGTTTTGGGCCAGTGCCGGCATACCTATATTCCTGGAGCACGATCATCGTATTAAAGCCTTCATCATTTGCCATCATCGCCCTGAGTTGTGCCGAGTACGCCTCCGCTCCATTTTACCCAGGGTGCACTCCTCCTCAAGTGGTCACCAAGTGCTTGGCTGCAGCTTGTATCT taataattacagtcatcaACTGTCTGAGTGTGAAGCTGGCCTACAGAGTGCAGAACTTTTTCACAGCAGCCAAACTCTTGATTATTGTCGTCATCGTGGTTTCAGGCATCGTTCTGCTGGCTCAAG GCAATACTCAGAATCTCAAAGACCCATTTGCAGGGGCAACAACATCATTTGGAGCAATTGGCCTTGCATTTTACAACGGACTATGGGCTTATGATGGATG GAATCAGCTTAACTTCATAACAGAAGAGCTGAAAAATCCATACAG AAACCTTCCCCTGGCAATAATTATTGGGATTCCCCTGGTAACTGTGTGCTATATATTTGTCAACATTGCATATTTCAGTGTCATGACCCCTACTGAACTTCTCCAGTCTCCTGCCGTTGCTGTG ACCTTCGGTGACAGAGTGCTGTACCCATTATCATGGATTGTGCCTTTATTTGTGGTGTTTTCCACTTTTGGTGCAGCCAACGGGAGCTGTTTCACCGCAGGCAG GTTGACATATGTGGCGGGACGGGAGGGCCACATGGTAAGGATCATGTCGTACATCAGTTTGAAACGTTACACACCTTCTCCAGCTCTAATGTTTAAT GGCATTGTGTCAATCATCTACATCATGCCTGCAGACATAAACACTCTGATCAATTACTTCAGTTTTGCTCAGTGGGCTTTCTATGGGCTCACATGTCTTGCGCTCATTGTTATGCGATTCACCAGGAAGGAGCTTCAGAGACCTGTCAAG GTGCCGATAGTCATTCCTGGCTTGGTGTTGATTGTGTCCTGTTATCTGGTTCTTGCTCCCATCATAGACAAGCCTGAGTGGGAATACCTGTACTGCACAATGTTCATAGTCGGTGGTCTTCTCTTATATGTACCCTTCATTTACTACAAATTCAACTGGACTCGCCACATCATGA GGCCGCTCACCATGCACCTTCAGCTGCTAATGGAAGTCGTTCCACCTGAAAAGACTGAGTGA